The Anomalospiza imberbis isolate Cuckoo-Finch-1a 21T00152 chromosome Z, ASM3175350v1, whole genome shotgun sequence genomic interval acactgaagtgaaccaaaaccaaaaggaaatCAGTTCTGCTTTGGCTAAGCAGAATTCTGTGAGTAGAGACAAATCGTTCAGAGGCATCACACTCCTTTCTCAATTCTGCAGTCTTTAAATCTCCAACTGACATCTGCTACACCCATATCCTTGTACTCTCATTCTATGGGAGTGGCAAAACTAATCTACCCTCTGAATATGGACAGAGAGACATCCAGtggttttttaatatatttcatcTGGAACAGCACCAAATTGCTCACCAGCAGAACTGACCAGAAATATGGAGAAAAGCTCCATATTTCATAAAAATGAAAGTATGGAAATTGCTACTGGAACATAGCATTTTAAATCCACTTCAAAGCTGGGGTTAATGCCTGAAACAGACGACTCAGCTTAAGTCAAAGATCCTCAGATTTGTGAAAGAGCAATACAATTCTCACAGGCACCTTTGTCTTCCCCGTAATATTCAAAGGCTTAAGTTCTGAATTTAATTTCTGCAATAAGTATCCCAGGAAGGAAATAACCCCTAAGTTACAAGACGTTTCTGCTGTTCTAATTTAGTGCACTATTGCTTCAGAAAGATTGAAACCCTAAGTGCTGAAAGGAATAAATATTTCCAACGTGAAAATCTGAACAGATCATCATATGCACCtcaaacaaaataacaaaagagCAGTTACGTAAAATTCAATATTATGAGAAAATCTTGAATTTGGTCATTTACTTTAAACAACACATTTTcacaaaataaacaaaggaaACTCACCGAGTGTAAACAAGCAAAGATAGTGATACAATTACAgccaaaaagcaaaatttcctCGAAGACTGCAGCATATacattgtatttttaaaatatggcaGAAACAGACTGAAACGTGCAACAATGATTGCAGTCGTTGTCTACTTACAAGTGGATACACACTAGCTCTTTATTGCTGGAATAACTGTTTTTGAAACCTCAGCTGTTAAAATCAAGCAACTTCTCTACACTGTAAACATAACGAGTACTTCCAAACACGAAAATAAAGTTGTCCAGCGTGGGTGCCCGAAAATAAGCAGAAGAATTCTCAGTTGCTCTAACTTTAAGCTCTAAATTTCTGAGAAACAactaaaagaaaagcagaattttagcATTTTCCTCAGTAAAGAGTCATCTAAAGAAGACAGAGACCATCAGTGACCACATTATACCATGTGGCTACTGGTTTCATCCATCATAGGCTTATCTCTAGATAACCTGGCTGAGAGAGAAAAGCCCAAGTCTTGCTCCGTAACAATGATCAATAAAAAGAAGTTAGGACTGTCCAGAAAAAGTTCACAGAGAATGACTCACAAACAGAACCACACCCCATTGCAGAattttggtgctttttgaaCAAGTACAGATTCTATCCCAGTCCTGTAGCTTAAGTGATTCAACTTAGTCTCCAAAGAACAAAATACTGCAGGTCATGAATACTGCAGGCCAGTGTTTGATAACTGAAGCCAAACATATGGGTATTTGAATATGCagccttatttttttcctcatttgctTTGTACTTAATACAAGCATTCtccctgaaaatatttattggaATTGCAAATTACCTAACTCCCAGGGCAAGAGCTTGAATTTTACTTTGATACAGTTTTATATTTACTTTTGTTCTTCAGCTACTATGCAAGCAAGAAAATCTCTTGGGGATGGGAtgagaaaaacatttcaaagaacTACAAATAATCGATGATGGAATGATCAACTCCCCTTTCTTTTTCAAGATCAAggtgaaaaggaaataaattaatggcTGGGAAAGAAAGTCAATTAAACTGTTGCACAACTTCCCAACAAGGTTCAGGAAGTGTTTGACTTTTACAAAgaaatcccatttcccattttttaggaGGAAGTTTTTTCTGAAAGaatgataaagtactggaatggtctgcctggggaggtggcggagtcaccatccctggatgtgtttataaaaagactggatgtggcacttggtaCCATGGATAGTTGAGGTGtagggcatgggctggactcgatgatcttgaaggtctcttccaacctagtgattctgtgaactcTGCATCATGAATCAAAACCAACTGTGAAAGAATTCACTCAATCATGCTTTGCTGTTATGAAACAATTGCTCCAACCTACTCACCTTTTATTAACTGGTTATAAAATTTAGGCTCAATGGCACCAACAGCCATGAATTTTCCATCAGAGGTCCTGTAGATTTCATAAAAAGGCGCACCGCTATCTAGCAGGTTTTCACCTCGAGGCTGGCTCCAAAGTCCCAAATTTTGTGACTTCCACAGGAAAGAACTTAGGTATGCCACTCCTTCTACCTTGAAgattgagagaaaaaaaaaaaaaataaaagctccaGTAAATTAGTTGGCATGTTATCtaaattttatataaaacaaaacaacaaaagctATTCCCAATTCTGCCTTTTGCTAAGATTTTAAATGACAAAATCTCTGGTAAGCAGTTCCATTTCTTAAAATTTTCAATTACTGTTTACACTGTGAAATAATCTAGAAATAGAGAATAAGAAAGAGCATAAATATAGTCAGGCAGCTTCAGACGGACAACACACTTTCAATGAACAAAGCTTCCTCATTTAGCAAGTTTACTGTGAGTGAGTAATTACAAGTGATGGGACAATCTTCTTAGCTCTATGCAACATTAAGCATCAGATAGCCATCAACACCTTCTAAACCTCTGGAAAACAAGGTATATGTGCCAGTCCCATAAATACCAAATTTTTATCTCCTTTAAACATACTGATTATAGGAAGACTGctatttttagaagaaaatttgaaggaaataaaataaaatttccaaCACTAGGttaaaacaaaagctgtcaTCACTGGCAGCTACACACACATAGCAAAAGAATCTCTACATAGACAAGAGTCTGATGAATACAGTGTTAGAATACATGAGTAATCCCATTCCAAATCGCTCCTCCAAATTTTGTATTTGTGCAGTACACCTAGATGAAAATTCAGTTTGTTCAGCTTTTCAATAATTACTAAAGTTGGGCCAGtctttcaagaaaaagaaaaatcaaatcctACAGTTTTGCTTATCAGtacaattaattttctttcaactGTATTGAAAGTACTGTAAGTAAAGATACGCCAGTTAATAGTGTATGACTAGAAACATTCCAGTAGAACAGATTAAAACCTGAGCTGTATTATTCTGAGAATCACTTGATTCATGCATTTTCAGCTGCATGAAACTAACCTAATATTGTCTATAGAGAAAAGAATAGACactgtaccaaaaaaaaaggctaCTAAATTTTCATGTGGAAAGATCCATTAGTTTATACTTTTCTAtgcaaaaatttaaaacatgcaAATTGCTGAAGCATGCAGTCAAGAGGGCTTCTTCATTTAATGTGTGTTACTTGGGCTCTGCTCTAGTACTTCTTCAAGGACAGGAATACTTCTATCCTCACTGTCACATGCTAAAGTCAATTATAGTACTTTCATATGAGAAAATACTGCATACCTTCATCTACAGATCTGTAAAATTATTGCAAGGATGTTAAAATAAAGTTTGTTTTACTAATGACCTGATATTGCACTGCTCATATTAACAAAAAGTAATATTACACAAAAAGCACTGAAAGTAAGGATAGTAAAAGATGGGGAAAATATTAGAATAAGACCTAACTGAAAACTACATTTTGGTCCTGACAAAACTCTTAGTCAGCAGCTGTACAACACCTATGTGCTACTTACCCAGTAAACACTTAAAGTAAAACAGTACATCTGTTTTTGACTGGTATAGGGACTTAAGAAATATCCCTGTCTGAGCAACTGGACAGCTAGGTTCTGCCTGAGGCCCACAGttcagagagaaataaaaaaaaatgtcttaaCATCTGCACCAGACCACCAGAGGCATGTAAAAATAACACCACACACTCACTAATGTGGTCACCTTCTTTTACAACATGAAAAGGATAACACGGAGAGACTCCACTTAAGTGTAATTGCAGAATGATTATAAGAGTTATGTGTTTCATGTATCCCTCATTTAAGAACATCTGCAGTCTCTGAAGCTGGCACAAGAATCCAGAGGCATCACCCTAATGGGTGACCTGTCTGCTCCGCAAGCTTTCTGTTCTTTCCACAGactaaaaaaacctcaaacaaatGTGGGAATGAATCCACACCAACCTAAACTATCCTCGTGACTGATGCAGGCTTCTAGGATgtgggtgttttggttttgagtaCCTCCAGGCTGAGGAAAACCTGGAACCTCAGTCTTCTGTTGCACTGCTAAGTGCTCCCGCCATGAGACTATTATGCAAGCTATTACTACCAGCATGCTTTCCTGTGGCTGTCTCTTCACAAAGAGTGAGTTATGCTCAGTCAGATGCCTACCATCAGCAGAAGGTTCTGTGGCTGAAACTCTAGTGAACCCAAACTGTGGCCCTGACTCACATGCCTCTGTTCCAGTGTGGTGCAAGAGTGAAGAGGTACAATTGTGCCTACTGTGTCACATCCCAGTGTCCATTCCACGTGGCAACAATCTGGCTTCCTGTAAGATAGCCATGATCCCTATAGGGTCAATGAGAAGGGACAGCAACCAGCAGGAATCAATTCAGGCCAGGCACTTAATTCTTCTGAGACAGGCAGATGAAATGCAGGATCCATTGTCTACTTTTTGCACAGTGCAGTTTCTACTGTAGAAAATTCTACCATGTGTCTGAGTCTTTAACATATTCAGAATACCTAAATTGTACAACAGCTTAAGTAAAGAGTCTCTTAAACAAAAACAGTGTTAAAACAAAACAGCTGAAATGCTGCAGTGttgtgatttttaaaacaatttattctacaaaaaaaaaaaacaacttaggTGTAAAAACAGGCTCACCAACCAGTCAACTTACTGCAGTCTTTACTGCTGATGATGCATGGATGATTTTCATAAATTGTGTCACTGAGAGTCTATTCAAGAAATAAGGAATGTGACCAAGTACTAGGTAAAGTACATCCTTTGATACTGGACAATATTCCGTCCATTTCACAGGTCACCAAGCACATCAGCAGGAAACTGTAAATTCCACAATTATGATGAGACAagaaaaaattggaaaagacAATTTTAAGGGCttaaaaaagccccacaacACATTCTACTCCAAATGAGCTACAAATTTCATTAGAACATTAGCAGACTTAAATGATTCCTCTTCTAACTAATTCTTTTAATTAGCTGAATTGTGATAAGGAAGATTTGATAATACTACAAACTACAAGAAGTAtctttttcagtatttgaaGACTTGTTACAATTCTCcacagtttttattttacaaatacaCAATCTCCTTCAATTCTTTTTTTTAGGTCATCTTTTTAGAGTCTTCTTTTAGGTCATAAGTTTTTTTGTGCTACTTGGGCTTCCTCAAATTAGCAACTTTGAAAGATGATGGTCAGTGTCTGAAACATTATTTTCCTGAGATTTCATAAACATTGAATAGATTAGTATAATTGCTTCAGAAACTTTGCTGGCTCTATTTCCTGTTTATACATCCTAATACAGTATGTATGTGTTTTGTAACAGCATGATATCGTTGACTCATGTTCTACTTGTGACTACTACAAACTCCCAGGATTGTACTTTAGCCAATTGTTCTCTTACTCTTACTGCATTTGTGCAACAAATTGTTTCTGCCTACAAAGGACTACAGAGCAGCAATGTCCATGAATGGCAGCCAGTTCTTTCAGGTCATTGCTCCAATCTGAAAAGGTCATTTTCAATTCAATCCAAGTCCAGCATACTTGTAGTCCTTCACATATGTGTATCATCTGTAAATTTACTAAACACAATAGCTCATCTGTCATTCAGATTATaggagaaaacacagaaaaaaaaaccccaaccaacatCTATAGAACTCCActtgttaattttttcattttcctctgtgTATAGATGGCCTTCcagtggaaaaaatatttattaagctAATTTAGCCTTTCATTTATTTGTGTTTGAAATTGACTTCTTGGCAATGATCCATAGGCAGTGTAACtatcccagggaacagggtTTCTAAATGAGATATGACCTGTCACAAAATCATAAGAAAATGTATCCTTGAATAAAGCTAATGCAATTTTTATTGCAAGAGTATTGTCATTTTTGCTGTTACGCAGTAAGCCAATTGTTTATTATACAACCTATCTTCATACATCACACTTATTCATCAGATACCTAGAGCTAATACTTTGTGAAGAAGGCAGACAGGCaaaagcagggagaggggagaggctGCAGTATGTATTCCATGACATAAGGATGTTATGCCAGCAGTGATTAATGAAAATTGCTTGCATGAGAAGGAATAGCCATTTTATGAGATCACTCactttccctttcccaaatTCTCCAATTTAAACTTTACAATCTCCTCCCTTTCCCTGATTTAGAGTAGGAGAACACCTAAGAAAGCCTGAGAAACCACAAGTTCCTTGAGAACAAGCTTACCATACTTGCATCAATGACCTGCCCTCTGCCAGATCTGGCACGTTCAAAGAGGGCTATAACAATGCCCAGTGCACACATGACACCTCCACCAGCAAAATCAGCCAGAAGGTTTACAGGTGCATAAGGATTTTCGTTCTTTCTACCCAGTTTTGACAGCACACCtgacaaaagagaaaacaaagcaaggataagcataaaattaattacaaacATTCATTTCTACAATAAaagtttaattattttcaaactATGCAAATAAATAAGGCATAAAGCAaacttttaatgttttttatttctgcttggCTGGCTCTTTAATTCACAAAAGTAAAAATGTATGAAATCACATTAGGGAAGATGTAATTAAttaaagagattttaaaaattctcacaGATAAATGTTGATATTTTGACTACACAGGGacaacattttatttaaaaaacccaaccctggGTGCAGTAATTCTATATTAGTACTTTGTACATGCACTGAATCTCACCCATAAGAGGCATTATGAATGTGTCTCAAAGCCACTCTGATAAAGTGTTCttctttgaatattttaaagtaaaaatgcaGATGTATAGTCTTATGTGCTCATAAAAATGAACTAATAATCATAACAAAGGATCTGACACTGACAACTGTGCTTCAGTCCTATCCTGCCTCTCCAAccacctttggaaaaaaaaaggttgcaTATAAGAACAAGTAACTAACACAGGAAGGTTATCTCTGAATGCAGGCAATGTAAACACAAGGAACCTATGTTTATGCCACCAATTATGCAGAAACAAAAGGAATTAGAGCAAAGGCTAAGCCAGTTTACTTCAGTCCGAGCTTAGAATTTGTTAGCATTTCTCTACCATTCTGAACAACCTCTTTACTGTGACCTTACTCGTTGTAGTTACCTCATAGTGATTCCCTTTGGGCAAGCAAGAAACTGCAGTGTGATCATCCCTCTCCTGTGTCTGTGGCCGGAGGCCCGAGACTTGTGGAATACATGGTCAGAATTTCTTGAGAATTGCACAGTTCTGATGCACTGTTTAATTAACTAATAGTCTAATGCACTTTCTACAGGCATGCAACAGAGTGCACAGTATAAAAGGGTTCCAAATCCTGCAGTGCAGGAGTAAAACCCCTGCTGCTGCCTAAAACTTTCCTTTTAATAGTCTAAAAAGTTGTCACAGGCACCAGAAAATTCATATACTGACTTCTTAAGAGCTCCTAACACaatctattttttatttaaaggaagCCAAAGCTCATTAGAAAAATACTCAGAATATGAGATCTCATTTTTGAGGAATGACACCTCTCAAACACCTTGTTCTACTTCCTTTTAATAGGCAGAAAAACTTGGATCTGTGAAATTtcaagcaaaattattttaggaaGATATCACTAACCAAAACACTACTGATTAAATCAGCTccagagataaaaataattttatttgtaaacCAGAAGGTACTACAAACAAAGATAGGGATGGACCATGCTGTTTCTGTACTGACTCCTTCCCTCTACTactaacaaataaaaatacccTCATACTTTGAAATCATCTTAACATAAAGTCAAAGTGTTTCAAATGAGGCATCTTTCCTTTAATCTTTTCTACTCTCTAAAATTTTCCATGAGGGAAGACTGAATCCATCTCTAAAGAAATTTAACTCCACAACATTATGACCCCTCATAGTAGGAGATACCAGATCACCAGGTTTGCATTGCCTCTGCTCCATCCCTTTCCTACAAGAACTACTTTATCCAGTGGGAAGCCAAGAACTTTTGGGCCACCTTCTCTCCTCCTTCACAGGTTCAGAGACACATCAGTGACAGAAGTAGTGTGAAGAGCAGGAGGTAGGGCCACGCATGAAAGGGCAGCACCTGagatacataatttttttttctgtttgctacTGCATACTTGTAAAATCGTACCACTTAAAACCAGCATACACCAGCATAATGTCCACAATACCTTAATGAAATGTAGCATTTCCACTTTATTTGAAGCCTACTTCCTTTCAGCTGGTAACAGTGGAGACATATTTACAAGCAAAAAAGCACAAGATCTCAATTGCCATATGCTgcctaatttttctttcctcaaaaaATTCTGCTCACAAGCACATAAAATAATCTGCAGCCCTTTCAGGATTATAAGTATACAGAACTTCTAGGAGAGGGGCCCTGAAGAAAATATTCAGTCCtctcttcagaaaaaatatttgatacTTCATTCAGATAGAATAGCacaaaggcaggaaaataaTGTACAGCCTGGGAAGACATGTTGATCCAGCCTGTaacagctggctgctgctggcaaaaCAAACAGCCGGTCCAGTATACGTTTCCTCCTTTCGTGTGCTGACTGGTTGGTTGGACCCCTCAATGAGCTGTTTCATCTTAATAACCTGGTAGAAAATGTCCTCATTTCTTCTGACCAGTTTTTGACTTGTCAGGAAGTTTACAGAGGAGCTAAGCAAGTGCCAGAGCCGACTGAAGGCATCAGAGAAAAGCACAGTGAAAGGAAAGCCCCATTTCACTGACAGAGACTCTTCAGATCAGCTGTTTTATCAGAGTACACCTCAAATAAATTTTGAGCTATCTGCTTTCAACAAGTTCTTGAATTTTGATCAAAGCGGGGAAAGAAACTTTATTTAACAGGAAATTTTACAGCTTACCTGATAAAGCCAAGTAATTGATGTCATGACCCGCAGACTTGGCATATTTTCCTGTCTGGCCAAAACCAGTAAGTCTAGCATAGATGAGTCTGGGATTCTCCTGTAGAAGGACCTCTGGGCCAAGCCCAAGTCTTTCCATGACACCTTAAAAAGACATAAGCAAGGAATTCAAATTCACATTTAGTAATACTCAAAACATAATGGCTCAAAGTTAGAGAATACAACAGCAGAACTCAACTGCACTTTATGAAGTAGCACATTTTACTTCAGTGTCCATGTCACAACACGAACATTATCAATTACCAACATACTGCataaatttttaatacaaaTCAAGAGGAAATTAGGCTTTAGGGatctttttttcagcttttattcctgttttacTTCTCcaaaagacagagagaaaaccATGCACCACTGGACAAGACAGAAAGCTACCAAAGGCTggtaaaacaaggaaaaaagagaaagagaaaactcttacattttccatattaaaataatttgaaatttcaTCTCTATTTAACTGGAATATACCTTCTTCACCATTTCTCAGTAACTCATGTTCCTGTGTGTTTTAACTCACTGACGTGACTGGACCATGCCACTATTCCACAGATGATCTGTAAAAACCACACACAAGTAAATGTGTTCTTTTTTAAAGCAGGGAATAAGGAACTTTTAGAATCAATGGTATGTAAGTTGAATCAGCATGGATTTACAGAAATCAAGGGTAAAATTTTAATCTTGCAGTCCTAAAACAGTGGTTTTAGGAGAATAAATTTGAATTGCAATACATTATAATTTCTTACTGGTTCAGTGCAGTTTGGTCAGACTTTTACCAATGATCTATACTGGCACTGCTGGGCCACATATTTTGAATCGAAGGGATAACATAATTTCAATGCCTGTTCCATGCCAGAACCTATTACTCCAGCTTGTCTCACAAAACTAGTCCATATTTTTAGTACACCATCAATTTAATTCAGATCCATTTCTACTGTACTAATTACTGGGCAGCAGCAAGTGATCACTCCCAAGAATAAAGCAGTGAAATTTGGCAAAATGCATGATTTTCAAATGCACAAGTGGAAAGAGGATGACAAATAAACCCTCTGGTTTCACAAAGTCATTGTTGTAAGGTCACATGCCTTCATGCCTTGCAAGAAACTGTTCTGCAGCTTGggccttcttcaccttctcacCGTTTTCCAGCAGTCTCATGATGGGTCACAGATTTGCCTAGTTCAGGCAAATCTGCCTAGTTATAGGCCCTTACAACCTAGTATCTAGTTACAAAATTGCCTGTACttccaactgaaaaaaaaccccatcaaatGCCcataaaaccaaagaaaacaaaatttcataAGGAAAAACCAGGAGATCAGCTACAAGGAAAAAGCTGAatttaactttttaattttttttatcagcTTCTAGGGAGTAAAACccattttccaaaggaaaataattacttGTGACACACTGTCTGTCTATGATGTACGATGTCTAACTGTTAAAGTCTCCTATCTTTGAACTGTCCGTAAAATCTCCAAAACATTTCAGCTAGCTCCTCAATGAAGCATgattatagaatggtttgggttggaaagaacctGTAAAGGTCACTTACTCCAACCCCCTACTGGAAGCAGaaacatcttcaactagattCGTGTAAacagagccctgtccaacctgaccttttCTAACAGAACAGCACCCTCAAGGAGCACCCAGGGACACTGACATTACCATCAGGTGAGTGCCTGTGTATGGCTTATAAACAGAGGAAATGCGGTCAATCTGAAAAGTCCATTGATCTTACAGAGGCATCAATTTTGCTACTGAAAATCAGATGTTAAGCATGCCTATAAATTAGTAAATATGCATactgtaattaaaaaatgaGCCAAAAGTTCTCTTTAAAAGACAGTtttggaaaactgaaaaattctgTAATTGAGTATTTAAAGAATTTGTCTTTTAACATTACGTTAAAAATGGAAAGTACTTGCAAAATCACAAGGAAGGCTTTTATAAAGTAGACTTAAGACTGGCAAGAAGTGACTAGTTTGCAGAAAGCAACTTCCTAAAATTAACCATGACGTTTGAAGGTAAGGACTGTAGTTCATAACCTGGATTTGATCCCAAATCAGAGTAACCCCGTACAACAGAATCATACTACTCTATTTAACACATGTAACTCTTATATTCCTCTCCCTGGGATATGTGCTTTATAAATGTGTAACCATAATGCCGGATCTGTTGCCTTCAGAGGAATTGTAAGCTCAAACTCTGAACGGCACAGCAACCGCGACAAGCGTTGGACTTTAGCAGCAGGCCTGGACATCACGCAGGATGGTGCCCCAAGCTCGGTGTGACCCCTGGACTCGGACACCTTCCTGCTCGTCCACGGCTCCAAGCCCTGTGTGACCCCTCGGCTCGGACACCCTCCTGCTCGTCCACGGCTCCAAGCTCGGTGTGACCCCTCGGCTCGGacaccctcctgctcctccagagcCCGGCCGGGGCACAGCCCTATGCGAGCGCTCCCGGCGGTCTTTCCCTGGGGTTTCACATGGCGGCTGCAGAGCACAAATCCGCCTCACAGAAGCACCCCCAGAGCTCTTCCCTGCACGCTTCCCACTCAGTATCGCAGAGGCCACAGCCAGGCGGGAGCCTCTCAGAACGGCAACCCGCGGCCCCGCACCTCCAACCTCCTGCTCGCCCCTCAAGGCCCGGCCCGGGCGCCGCGGCCGCAGCGCCGCCCCGGCACGGTTCCCCGCCGGCCGCGGGCCCTCACCGTGGCGGAAGGGCTCGATGAGCACGTCCGCCCCGCCGCACAGCCGCCTCAGCACCGCGGCGCCCTGCGGCTGCTTCAGGTCTAGCGCCAAGGAGCGCTTCCCGCGGGCCTGCACGTCTCCGTGCGCCAAGGCCGCGGCGGACTGGGACAGGCGGTCGACTCGCACCACCTGCGCCCCGAAGTCGGCGAGGATCATCCCGCAGAGCGGCGCGGGCGCCAGCCCGGCGAGCTCCAGCACCCGCACCCCGCTCAGCGCCATCGCCGCTGCCTCCTCTGCCGCTGTCGAGTGCCCATACATCGATCGCGGAGGCGGCCCGGGGGCCGTCCCGCCCGCTCTCGCGCGGCCccgggggccggggcgggctcctGCCGCCCCTCGCCCGGGGGCACCGGCCCTGCCTCTCCGGTGTTTCTTCACCCAGAGCCCTGAGCGCCGCGGGCTGCTCCACTACTCTCCGGAACGGCTCGCGGTGAGGAGGAGTGGGCGTTCTCTTGCAGCCGGGATCGGCACGCAGCTGCCCCTGGGGATACTTCCCTGTCCGACCACCCAGGAGCCAGCCACCCTGGCCGTCCGACCCGCACCACCTGAGCTGGGACCGAGGCCCCttggcagctgcacagcccctcACACTCACACTAGCTCTCCCATACCAGAGGCTCGCACGACCAaatccttaaaataatttaactgtGATGCAATAACCAAACAACAAAGAGTGATGCGCTGCCTCCGTTTAGGGACCCCGAACAAAAGGAACCATGGGCTTTTAACACCCCTACAGCCTAAGGGCAGGAAAGTCATACAATCACAGAACCATTCAGGATGGAAGAGACCCCCAACATCATCAAGACCAGCCTTTGAAGTCTGAGGTTGGATGTCATCGTCTCCAGCCGATCTCCTTTCCGGGCCACAGGTTCCTATTCCTGTTGTTAGGAAAAGGGTCAGTAGTTCCTGGCCTGGGGCTTCAGCCATGCCCGGGGCACCTGGATGGGCCAAAACCCACATACCCAAGACCCCTAGGTCACACGATGGGATATTAGAAAGACACGTAATTAAAACTTGTAATTTCTTTTCACCAGATGTTTCTTTAAAGAGGGCTGCCTGGCCCTGTTGTTCTTGCGGCATCAGCTGCTTACGGGAACAGATGTAAATCCAGAAAGGGTAATGTAATCTTTGGCATTGTATTGACACAGCTTTTCAAACTTATGCCCTGTTCCCAGTATTTCAGGTTACTGGGAAGCAGACATAGCAAAGAAGTCCTCAATATAAATCCCATGATCATTTTATACATTTCTTTAAATTGGTTAGACTATGAAAACGTGTAAAGTCTGCTAATATGAATGcagaattttttctctttctacaATAACAGGTCTGTCACCAGAATACCCTTCATTTTCTGTGCAGACACCAGGTCCTGTAATGCAGGCACTGATTATGTCCACTACTATGGTGCCACCCAGAAGAAATGGCCAGGAGAAAactatttgcattttcattcAACTGAAGCTCTCTAGTTTTGTTTGTTATCCATCTCCCTTAGAGACACTATTCCATGTAAGAGTTTGTTTTCATGGACATTATGATGTTACTGT includes:
- the AMACR gene encoding alpha-methylacyl-CoA racemase encodes the protein MYGHSTAAEEAAAMALSGVRVLELAGLAPAPLCGMILADFGAQVVRVDRLSQSAAALAHGDVQARGKRSLALDLKQPQGAAVLRRLCGGADVLIEPFRHGVMERLGLGPEVLLQENPRLIYARLTGFGQTGKYAKSAGHDINYLALSGVLSKLGRKNENPYAPVNLLADFAGGGVMCALGIVIALFERARSGRGQVIDASMVEGVAYLSSFLWKSQNLGLWSQPRGENLLDSGAPFYEIYRTSDGKFMAVGAIEPKFYNQLIKGLGLNLDELPSQMSFSHWPEMKKKFASIFAQKTQAEWCSIFDSTDACVTPVLSFEGAASHQHNKERNSFIKNDEEEISPRPAPVLSRTPAVPSCKRDPFIGEHTEEILLEYGFTKQEIDKLHSDKAIELKDLKANL